The segment AGTGGTCTTTTAGCGTTAAACTTCTTGTCCCTAGTGTAGTGAACACATTGTGATATTATGGATCGCTCGTGCACCAAACGTAAACACAGTTTGAAAAATCAAATATGACAGCAGCTTTCAGGATCACACACAGGACTAGTGTCTTTGATCGTTGTCTGTAAGTATGCGCGGAATTTGCTTAACTAGTTGCAAACAATGGAGACTCTAATGAGCGATTTCTCCATTATGCAACGTTAAATATCTTCGTGAAAAtgtcccacacacaaaaacatgttcGCCTGATTATACCTACTTCGAATGATTCAGAGTATGGTATCAAACGTCGGAAAGAGCTTTCTCTTACGAATCTAGCAGTCATATAAAGTTGACATCTGCTTCAGTAGGAATCCATGGTAAAACCAATGAAGTTGGACGTTTTAGTTAGATCATACTCCCCTTAAGCTAGGCTAGGTGCATACAGTTCACTGCATACAGTTCACTGTCAAGGTCTTTGTCGTATGAGTGTAAAACGGTGGCTCGGGAATTTTGAAAGGTCAACGTTCGAATGTGTCGCTAGGATGTGTGGCAATCCGCACTATACACAGTGCTGTGTTGTGCTGTCTGTGAATATTTAAGACTTGCACGACCCTGTGACCCTGCATATTCAACAGGCCGAGCTAAATGCCCAACAACTTGAACTAAAGACCAACACACTGGCTTTGATACTGAAGGAAAAAGGGACCTAACCGAACACTTTCAGAACAGAACAAAAATTGAAGCAGGCGAACTTGAGACAGTTCGGATCAGTTAAATGGACCGAGCTACTTGAAAAGAGTGAGGAAAACAACATGGGTTCCCTTCTAAGCCGAAACTGGTCGCAATAAAGCATATTTAATATCTTTTCTTCGATTTTTAAAcggaatttcttttttttttttcattttcattactttattgtcccatcgctgggaaattcgggtcgcttcctcccagtggaaagctagcagcaacggagtcgcgctacccaggtgtctgcgtgtttaggtgtattcagccacctgcacttatggcagaatgaccaagttcttttacgtgccattgtgatgacacgggagtgggacatggcttccgtctctgggtctgcacataaagttgacccgtgtccgtcccggcccgaattcgaacctgcgaccttccgatcacaagtccagtgctctaccaactgagctaccgggcccccgggAATTCACCATTATTGTCAGGACAGCCGACTGTTAAAACCCTAACCCAAGTGACCACTACCCTCCAAACCCCTGCTGTACGTCGTGAATTACGGATTAAAAGGCCTACGCAAATTAGTACAAGGCcagaggtttgtttgtttgtttgtttgtttgcttaacgcccagccgaccacgaatggccatatcagggcggtgctgctttgacatataacgtgcgccacacacaagacagaagtcgcagcacaggcttcatgtctcacccagtcacattattctgacaccggaccaaccagtcctagcactaaccccataatgccagacgccaggcggagcagccactagattgccaattttaaagtcttaggtatgacccggccggggttcgaacccacgacctcccgatcacgaggcggacgccttaccactaggccaaccgtgccggtgatcGGGTTGTTATCGTTCAACGTGTTTTGCTTATTTTGCTGTattttgaaagagagagagagagagagagagagagagagagagagagagagagagagaggggggtgggagagagagagagagagagtgtgtgtgtgtgtgtgtgtgtgtgtgtgtgtgtgtgtatgtgtgtgtgtgtgagtgtgtgtgtgtctgtgtgtgtgtgtgtgtgtgagcgagagtGCGTGGGGGAGGGacaggcgtgtgtgtgtatgtgtgtgtacgtgtgtctgtgtctgtatgtgtctgtttgtgaaaATGACGTTGGAATTATAACAAACAACGCTGCTTTAAATCATTCATTCGGTATTAATGTATTTACTTATTTTATGACAATAGTAAGTCTCCTATTCTTCGGCGTTACCGTGTCTCTTCTTATACTCGGATTCAAGACCGCGTGCAGTGTGAGCACTACTTTGTTTTAATGGATACAAAAGTCCAGAAAAAAGAAACATACGATTTCTTAAAGTGACAttatattaacattataatttCGTTGAAATAATCGTTTCAAAAATACTCGGTGGGAAAAAGAATACTAGCTCAAGTGGCCAACCAACTACTGTGTTTCATGGGATATAAAAGTCCAGAAAAAAGAAACATGCGATTTCTTAAAGTGACAttatattaacattataatttTGTTGAAATAATCGTTTCAAAAATACTCGGTGGGAAAAAGAATACTAGCTCAAGTGGCCAACCAACTACTGTGTTTCAATGGATATAAAagtccagaaaaaaaacaccatgcgATTTCTTAAAGTGACATTAACATCATAATTCCATTGAAATAATCGTTTCAAAAATACTCGATGGGAAAAGAATACTAGCTCAAGTGGCCAACCAATTATAATACACCTGTTATATTTAAAGTCTGACGGAGCCTTATTTGACAGCTATAAAGCACGCTCTCAAAAGAGAAAACAGAAGGAATAGttcgcacgcatgcatgctcacacacgcgcaagcacacacgcgcaagcacacacacacacacacgtacacacacacacacacacacacacacacacacacacacacacacacacacacacatacacttcatGTGGGAAGTTTGTTAGGGTCAAACCAGAcagcacaaaaaacacaacaaatccAGTTTATGGTAATTTTAAACAACCTGGTCTTTCAACAATTCATCATTCAATCATCATGTTTGAAGCAATTCAACTTCACAACTTCCTTGAAACAGATCATGAAGTTATTTTTTACAAAGCGCAGATATTCACAAATACAACACAAAATCTACTTCCGACAACAGTGTTAAAAATATTGTCGTAGAACACAGCTTTCAGTACcgtttgttctgttttgtttataCTTGTTTTATTCCAATTTGCACCGACAccgataaacagaatactacatggcttgctgtgtcgtaccagatttacactcgttgctttttcaaatagtcaatatttaaaaaaaacaactcgtgtaaatctggtacgacacagcaagccatgtagtattctctatgtacatttgtacttaaaaaaaaccaaacacgtTTTAATGCCGAGTCGCAAGTAGAGGCCTCTAAAGACCCATGACGTCAGCAGGGCAAAGCGGTCGAAAAGACGTCATGCTACATGTAACCATTGGGGTTCCAAGGGTTGTTTCAGAGGCCTCTAAAGACCTGTGACGTCAGCAGGGCAAAAGGATCTACATGACGTCATGTTACACGTAACCATTGGGGTTCCAAGGGATTTTTAAGAGGCCTCTAAAGACCTGTGTCGTCAGCAGGGCAGAGGAGTCTAAATGACGTCATGTTACACGTAACCAGTTGGGTTCCAAGGGTTGTTCCTTGTGGCGTTCATTCTCCAGATCATTTCGTAAGGGTAAGGGATCTCTGGTTTGCTGGCCTCGTCCAGCTGTTTCATCTGGGGACAGAATGGTATAATTaatagtctgttggagaatacCCGTGTTCGATCATGAATTTGaattctctttgtttttgtggtgtggtgtagtacgtgtggtgtgttgtggtgtgttatggtgtggtgttgtgtggtgtggtgtggtgaggtgtggtgtggtgtggtgaggtgtggtgtggtgtggtgtgtattTCTTTACGCAACAAACCTCGTCTTCAGTGAGTGTCCATCCGCTAGCAGCACCCATGTTGTCATCCAGTTGGTGCATCTTGGTGGCGCCGATGATGACAGAAGACACCACGGACTTCTGTAGCAACCACCGCAGTGAGACCTGGGCCACCGACTTGCCtggaaaaataaaatgtaagtgTCATATGACATGTCTTTACCCACAGAACTTTCCGGGATTTTTCAGCTGATGGTCGAACGCTACAACGCTTTGATATAATTATGGCCTTTTGGGCCTTAACGATTTTGCACAGCTGCTTAGCGAGTATTGTTTACATGCACCCCGAGGCGTATGGAAAGttttgattctttctttctttctttctttatttggtgtttaacgtcgttttcaaccacgaaggttatatcgcgacgagggaaaggggggagatgggataggggaaaggggggagatgggatagagccacttgttaagtgtttcttgttcacaaaagcactaatcaaaaaattgctccaggggcttgcaacgtagtacaatatatgaccttactgggagaatgcaagtttccagtacaaaggactaaacatttcttacatactgcttgactaaaatctttacaaacattgactatattctatacaagaaccactcaacaagggtaaaaggagaaacagaatccgttagtcgcctcttacgacatgcggggggcagagaaataaggatgtggaaaagaagacttttggtaagtgaaataaaggtgatggatccagtcaggtagaaataagacaacaagaaaagaattggaaaactgcagggaatagtagggagagttttcttggaaggaaatataggtgaaaggactggtaaggcagaaataagacaaaagaagagaagtataggggtggggtagctctgtggaaacactcccgccgcgtgaaggcgaccccatgggagcaagtTTTGATACAAACTGGTCAGGCCTATTAAAGGAACAAGGAAACAACCCATGTTGCTGAGAGCTATCGTGTCATGACTGCGTCACTCTGTCACATTACGGTACACTGGGTACAGCCCCCTTCAGAACTTTTTGAAGCTGTCCACTGCAGCTGTATATAGCCCCCTCCTATCTGTGTATGTCTTTCAGTCAAAGGACACTTACGACCTGTCATCTCACAAACATTATTACACGGTGAACCATGCTGAACCATTTCAACTGTtcaattttggtatgtgaccaagtggagggatatttTGTATGCCctgtaaaaccctggccagaTCGAAGACGGTGAGCCGaaggactgactgactgactattagggtttaacgtcctcttagaccaactggtctatattgggacaggtattggtaatacgttgaagatatggtgtgatactttgattcgaacaagcccgctgtggctgtcttcttcgacacaccagcattgggtttgtctcgtcaaagtatcgaaatacgagcatgataatcggagacgagagatgatgcatgcgtgtcttcgtgttttccaagccctgagactttcgctgtgaacgtgggatctttttcgtgcgcatgtttgacttggaataaaggccgtgaaaggtgaatgctcgcctaataggctactgagctttactggccgatgtgaatgcgttatatattgtgtgtaaaaaatgtctgtttgtctgtctgtaaaaaaaattccatttcaaacggcagaaattaatatgtaagcgcctagggctatatctagattaggcgcataaaaatgatcacaataataataataataatgtgtgcacacaggggtgttcggacaccgaagagagtctgcacaaagttgactccgagaaataaatctctcgccgaacgtggggatcgaacccacgctgatagtgaccaactggctacaaagccagcgcgctaccaactgagctacgtccccgccccgagCCGAAGGAGTGAGCAAGCCGCCAGCATAACACACTGAGAGATTGGGTGGTGCCTGTTCGTGACCAGGtgccttcccccccccccccccacttcccGATATCATATATTAAATACTAGTCCCTAATAGGTCTCTGATTAtgatgatcgtatttcgatactttgacaagacaaacccaatgcgggtgtgtcgaagaagacagccacagcgggcttgttcgagtcacACGTatcatatcttcagcgtatatattaccaatacctgtcccaatataggccaactggtccaagaggacgttaaaccataatagtcagtcagtcaacctGTAGGACAAGAATCATCATCgccatgggtgggattcttctgGTAAATTCCGGAAATCtggattcgtaatgtctgtggtgacgtttttttggttgttaattatacaaaccCTTCAGCGTCTTCACCCCCTTAAcattcttcaggattcatgacatttttcagtcccaccatGCATTTCGTTGTTGGTGCCTGTTCGCAGCCTCCGTTCAGACGGCGGGCTGGGCGCTGGTGCGGGTTGCTGAGAAACTCGTACAGTGCCAACTGACCTTTAGCCTTGGCGATCTTCTCCACCGTGTCCAGCGTGGTCCAGTTGCTGTCCTTGTTGAGCGCTGCCCAGGACGGAGCGGACTGCATGTTGATGCTGCCGCTCTGCGTGGACCAACCCAGGCGACCCTCCTTCGGCTTCTCTTCTCGTTTCACCTTGCCCGTCAGGAACCCGCTGAGACATTGCAcaacaaataaccaaagggaggTAAGCGCACTATTGCATACGacatctttatttatttggtgtttaacgtcgttttcaaccacgaaggttatatcgcgacgggtgcatacgacatgtgtaatggagtaaacgagagttatacggaacctttctcctggcacctaagagaataacaagcattgaaatgaacaagcgactttcatcctctgcCTCATTTCGTTTGAGACATTGTACCGTTTGCATGTGAGTTAAAATAAGAAGTAATAACAAAAGGTATGAGGGAATagcatttttatttatttgtatttttgaccaaaatataagATTTGACGCGTTTTTAAACTTCACGACCCTCGTTAGTATTAGTTAGTGTTTTCCTTCACGACTCTCGTTAGTATTTGGCCCCTACAATTTGTGtaagaggttttgcaagaaaaggtcactctcccacaacccgtacaaacccgacggagttatttctaAAAATCGTCTATTTCAAAGAAATATCAGTAATTTTTAGAAATGGCCACAACTTTATGTATTGATCCTTTTTAGTTagaatttcttttatttttcacgattgagaaacaaattgaacgaacacaaacacgcactctTGTGTAGTCCCCAGCAGCCTATAAGTATGAGTTTTAGTCGGCTTATTGCGTCACATGTTTCTAATCCAAttttcaatcgatacattataaTTTACTTTGTAAATTACACCGTTTGTAAGAAATTATACTGAAAGTAAGCATTCTGAGAAGATACGTgtttgcaggggcggatcagttgctttgtaagggggggtgcactttgaatcgaaagtgaatgtgatgggcgcgaagcgcccgaatttgctaggggggtccggggggtcctgtgcacccccccccctcgtccgcccctggtttGTTCGCTGTACTGACCCTTTGAGCGGACTCCAAGGCAGGACGCCCATCCCGTCCAGTTTACACACTTGGAATGGCTCCAGCTCGCTCTCTCTGCACACAAGGCTGTACTGTTGCTGTAAGGCAAAGGGAACTTCTTTTGTTCATAAGGGAAAGCATGTAAAAGACGACTTTAGCCACAATGCTGACTGAACCTACTATATACACTGTAACTTAGCTGATCAATCATAATTAGCAGCATGAATGCTCATAATCTTAGAAGAATATATCTCCAAGCAGGTTTAGGTCCCCGAATCTCAGACTTCAAATGTCTCCAGGCTAAGCAAGCTTCCTCAGGcgctctgtctgtgtgtctgtctgtctgtctgtctgtctgtctgtctctctctctctatttatctatctatctatttatatatctatttatctatctaaaCAGCACAACTTTTTGTTAGACATAtgcgtgcatgcttgtgtgcgtaatagtgtctgtgtgtcaggatGCGCGCGTGTTTGCATCAGTGTATTTTACACATGTGTCCATGTTTTCTTAACAATATCTGTACATTTTTTGAAAACATATTAGCAGCAAAATTGGACGACTTTCTCTTACCTGCAGGGAAATGTAGGGATTGAATCCCAGCTGTTTGTTCAGATCCACGATTTTCTGGAGCTGCCATCCTGTCACATTGCTTGCTCCAACATATCTGACCTTGCCGCTCCGCACAAGGTCATTCAGCGTCGTCAGCGTCTCTTCTAGGGGAACAGCGTCATCCCAGATATGCGTCTGTATGACGTCAGAACGGACATACAAGGTTACGTCAGTTCATGGCGTCACATGATTTTGCGTAAAGGGAATGTTTACCCATATTACCAAGAGGAACTACTACATGCATACAACgaaaataataatcaaaatGCTGTACCAACAATTAACCGGGGCagaaagaaatgaaaataaTGGAAAAGTTTGCTCCATCTCAACATCGAAGTCCTCTTTTCTGAAGTCCAGGCAAAGCCGACGAGTGAGCGCGTTATATGGGTGTAACCGAATGCTCCAAACAATCGAATTACGTTTGAAAACAATCATGCCAATCAAGGTGTCAGGAGCAAGTTTGGGCCAAATTATTACACAGTATAATTAATAGACGTATACAATCGGCGTTACTATACACATGTGTGGTTATATTCTTGGGAAATAGGTGGTATGAGCAAAAATAACCAggacgaacaaacgaacgaacataCGTTCACAAGTATATGCCTGGAGACAACAACCctcagaccctatcacaaagagctctgtctctctctctctctctctctctctctctctctctctctctctctctctctctctctctctctctctctctctctctctttcgaacCCACACAATCGTCTTACTGTCTTTGAACGCTTGAGCTATGAATAGCTCAGTACTTAAGACCGACAACATCTTTAAAGCAGCCGCTGTGAcaagggagactactgcgtcaTCCCGCCTCATAGGCAGCATAAcagaatcaaatcaaatcaaatcaaatcaaattcaaACCAAATCAAATTGAATCGATTCCAATTGATTGAAATCAATtccaatcaaatcaaatcaaatctaaCTCCTTTTAATATCTCAAGCACGAGAAATTACAGAATGTCTTCGCACCTGCAGAAGATCGATGTAGTCAGTTTTCAGCCGCTTGAGACTCTGTTCCACACTCTCTATGATGTGTCTACGACCGAGTCCAGCTGCGTTGGGATTGCTCATATCCATCGGGAAGCGCACTTTCGTTGCCACCACAAACCTATCTCGTTCTTGGCTACATGTGAAGACAAAATAAAGCAAAAACGTATACcagtgaaagaaagaaaaaaaagaaagataaaagaaagaaaaaacaagtcgcgtaaggcgaaaatacaatatttagtcaagtagctgtcgaacgtgaaattgacaagaagagcggaatagtggttacgctatgctgcatagcacgcttttctgtacctctcttcgttttaactttctgagcgtgtttttaatccaaacatatcatatctatatattttttgaatcaggaaccgacaaggaataagatgaaagtgtttttaaattgatttcgaaaaaaaaaatttgataataatttttatatatttaattttcagagcttgtttttaatccgaatataacatatttatatgtttttggaatcagcaaatgatggagaataagataaacgtaaatttggatcgttttataaatttttatttttttttacaattttcagatttttaatgaccaaagtcattaattaatttttaagccaccaagctgaaatgcaataccgaagtccgggcttcgtcgaagattacttgaccaaaatttcaaccaatttggttgaaaaatgagggcgtgacagtgccgcctcaactttcacgaaaagccggatatgacgtcatcaaagacatttatcaaaaaaatgaaaaaacatatggggatatcatacccaggaactctcatgtcaaatttcataaagatcggtccagtagtttggtctgaattgctctacacgcacgcacgcacgcacgcacgcacgcacgcacacacacacacacacacacacagacagacacacacacacacacacacacacatacacacacacatacaccacgaccctcgtttcgattccccctcgatgttaaaatatttagtcaaaacttgactaaatataacaagtcgcgtaaagcgaaaatacaatatttagtcaagtagctgtcgaactcacagaatgaaactgaacgcaatgccatttttcagcaagaccggtatactcgtagcatcgtcagtccaccgctcatggcaaaggcagtgaaattgacaagaagagcggggtagtagttgcgctaagaaggatagcacgcttttctgtacctctcttcgttttaactttctgagcgtgtttttaatccaaacatatcatatctatatgtttttggaatcaggaaccgacaaggaataagatgaaagtgtttttaaattgatttggacaatttaattttgataataatttttatatatttaattttcagagcttgtttttaatccgaatataacatatttatatgtttttggaatcagcaaataatggagaataagataaacgtaaatttggatcgttttataaatttttatttttttttacaattttcagatttttaatgaccaaagtcattaattaatttttaagacaccaagctgaaatgcaataccgaagtccgggcttcgtcgaagattacttgaccaaaatttcaaccaatttggttgaaaaatgaaggcgtgacagtgccgccttaactttcacgaaaagccggatatgacgtcatcaaagacatttatcaaaaaaatgaaaaaaacatatggggatatcatacccaggaactctcatgtcaaatttcataaagatcggtccagtagtttagtctgaatcgctctacac is part of the Littorina saxatilis isolate snail1 linkage group LG15, US_GU_Lsax_2.0, whole genome shotgun sequence genome and harbors:
- the LOC138948971 gene encoding 1-deoxyxylulose-5-phosphate synthase YajO-like isoform X2, which produces MGNPGQLDEAGSHAVINRFVEWGGNFIDTANVYGRGNSEKIVGSWLAGQERDRFVVATKVRFPMDMSNPNAAGLGRRHIIESVEQSLKRLKTDYIDLLQTHIWDDAVPLEETLTTLNDLVRSGKVRYVGASNVTGWQLQKIVDLNKQLGFNPYISLQQQYSLVCRESELEPFQVCKLDGMGVLPWSPLKGGFLTGKVKREEKPKEGRLGWSTQSGSINMQSAPSWAALNKDSNWTTLDTVEKIAKAKGKSVAQVSLRWLLQKSVVSSVIIGATKMHQLDDNMGAASGWTLTEDEMKQLDEASKPEIPYPYEMIWRMNATRNNPWNPTGYV
- the LOC138948971 gene encoding 1-deoxyxylulose-5-phosphate synthase YajO-like isoform X1, which gives rise to MIPSGRQALSSCLHRAKRKPTFFFAAKILFCSQIRKMASIPDESKCQYVYLGKSGLRVSNICLGAMTFGESSMGNPGQLDEAGSHAVINRFVEWGGNFIDTANVYGRGNSEKIVGSWLAGQERDRFVVATKVRFPMDMSNPNAAGLGRRHIIESVEQSLKRLKTDYIDLLQTHIWDDAVPLEETLTTLNDLVRSGKVRYVGASNVTGWQLQKIVDLNKQLGFNPYISLQQQYSLVCRESELEPFQVCKLDGMGVLPWSPLKGGFLTGKVKREEKPKEGRLGWSTQSGSINMQSAPSWAALNKDSNWTTLDTVEKIAKAKGKSVAQVSLRWLLQKSVVSSVIIGATKMHQLDDNMGAASGWTLTEDEMKQLDEASKPEIPYPYEMIWRMNATRNNPWNPTGYV